The Lactuca sativa cultivar Salinas chromosome 2, Lsat_Salinas_v11, whole genome shotgun sequence genome includes a window with the following:
- the LOC111921767 gene encoding uncharacterized protein LOC111921767, whose product MKEIIKQKMMNRLHRRNSSSSSTASVDFTSGERLQFNFSGLQALQVPKGWDKLSLSIISVETGKTLAKTGRASVQNGNCQWTENLSEYISVPHDEASKGLEQCLYKLLISMGSGRSSILGEVTVNLSNHLNSETSISITEPLKNCSHGTILQVEIRCLTPHTSLRNERWVDTDSLTEDTNASDDLDNISDISDGKISKRVVQDRSLSTGGSRSSFDSMDDSFGRESYSPHRNLSEVTNGVIGIQDSVGSLNSTQYGSYRAYESPRSIRSPYGSGKHTLSQRQDSGKVSHSVPASPLRTSGSIEFGPESEVASVEELRAEARMWERNARKLKIDLDFSKKDSRDQTRKFENASMEVLALQTECDGLKHEIDYLKTLLDEAEVKEEAADNLKLQEKDDIRTELEEELKFQRELNNNLSLQLNKTQESNLELVSILQELEETIEKQRLSLKDEQVLKAQTLLDYESEWSKKLSLKDEEIFILKGKLSAQVPKEIPDLIEVQVLKDKIRELESDCNELTDENLELLSKLKESSKDSDSKSPNIEDSEMIELECQIQNLKEEAKKREVDGIDAGYLQIRCNDLESKCVELEAKMQGFKDKACYLDDELHKYRAKAEDQENEVAALKQLLKLQQEGKHKNSFTGEGEAEDNVQCGEQIKTMISNPCNVENESDNGDMLEKLNMELKSRVGGVDNELLAAKNCEIEKLKSDCLVKDKEIERQSCYQRDLEAQLSKLQTLKSQLKGAMKTMQSDSTIISECLEKVKSDMVVLSAQKDSQVAANKILEKKLLEIESCNKELELHLGEMELENLHLSERISGLEPQLRYLTDARESSRLEMDHSETRVMNLQAEVRRLEDEMETNKVDMRQKLENMQKRWLEAQEECEYLKKANPKLQATAENLIEESSALQKSNRELKQQRLDLYNRCMALEAELKESQHNFSKLSKNLQDLEGKFSLMINEIAAKEKMFDSEVEALHLVNEEQTEKLNLFNQMYLEKMVEIDNLQQETAHLSTQIYSTQDEKDRMASEAVLEMHVLRANNDNLEDKFSASEKKLHTVQVEYEARIQELTVELSASRQNHGVLEANLEKMMELLENTRFDEEKARITVAELDGNLKRSEYERVQLTEEISSLKDQLVKIPVLQEEVVALKNELNDVKYENERLEASLQMITGDYEELKEAKSLLLKRTCSMQKAVNELEDHKRSKVALEEQIMRLQGDLTAREALSAQDAELKNELGRLKRSNSQLQWKINSLQEEKDECMKNAQVLEEKLEHIECSTTNSPVSFVSDSMKPSEDVEGINKDHDRDVSLLETELKELQERYLHMSLKYAEVEAEREELVIKLKADRPGTGRSWFS is encoded by the exons ATGAAAGAGATAATTAagcagaagatgatgaacagaTTGCACCGCCGTAATTCCTCCTCCTCTTCCACCGCCTCCGTTGATTTCACGTCCGGCGAAAGACTCCAATTCAACTTCTCCGGTCTTCAAGCTCTTCAG GTCCCCAAGGGATGGGATAAACTTTCACTGTCTATCATCTCTGTAGAAACAGGAAAAACTCTCGCCAAAACAGGTCGAGCATCAGTGCAGAATGGAAACTGTCAATGGACTGAGAATTTGTCAGAATACATTTCAGTTCCCCATGATGAGGCTTCAAAAGGGCTTGAGCAGTGTCTGTATAAGCTTCTCATTTCAATG GGATCAGGAAGATCTAGCATTCTTGGAGAAGTTACAGTAAATTTGTCAAATCACTTGAATTCTGAAACTTCTATTTCTATCACGGAACCGCTAAAAAACTGTAGTCATGGGACAATCTTGCAG GTGGAAATTAGGTGCCTAACACCACACACAAGTCTGAG GAATGAAAGATGGGTAGACACTGATTCTCTTACAGAAGATACCAATGCTTCTGATGACCTTGATAACATATCAGATATATCTGATGGTAAAATCAGCAAGCGTgttgtacaagatagaagcttATCTACAGGGGGGTCACGCAGTAGCTTTGATTCAATGGATGATTCTTTTGGCAGGGAAAGTTATTCCCCTCATAGGAATCTAAGTGAAGTTACAAATGGCGTAATCGGAATACAGGATTCCGTTGGCTCTTTAAATAGCACACAGTATGGCTCATATCGTGCCTATGAGTCTCCTAGATCGATTCGTTCTCCTTATGGCTCAGGAAAGCATACTTTAAGTCAAAGACAAGATTCTGGGAAAGTTTCACATTCCGTTCCGGCATCGCCATTACGAACTTCTGGTTCCATTGAATTTGGTCCGGAATCAGAAGTGGCGAGTGTTGAAGAACTCAGGGCAGAAGCAAGAATGTGGGAAAGAAATGCAAGGAAGTTAAAGATTGATCTGGATTTCTCAAAAAAGGATTCAAGAGACCAAACAAGGAAGTTTGAAAATGCAAGTATGGAGGTTCTTGCATTGCAGACAGAATGTGATGGACTGAAACATGAAATAGATTACTTGAAAACTCTCCTGGATGAAGCCGAAGTGAAAGAAGAGGCTGCTGATAATCTAAAGCTCCAAGAGAAGGATGATATTCGGACGGAATTGGAAGAGGAATTAAAATTTCAGAGAgagttgaataataatttatcTCTGCAACTAAATAAAACTCAAGAATCAAATCTTGAGTTAGTTTCTATTCTACAGGAACTGGAAGAGACCATAGAGAAACAGAGATTAAGCTTGAAAGATGAACAAGTTCTCAAGGCTCAAACTCTACTGGATTATGAGTCTGAATGGTCGAAGAAATTAAGCTTGAAAGATGAAGAAATTTTTATTCTAAAAGGAAAATTATCTGCTCAAGTTCCAAAGGAAATACCAGATCTCATTGAAGTTCAAGTTTTGAAGGATAAGATTCGGGAGCTTGAGAGTGATTGTAATGAGCTTACTGATGAAAATCTTGAGCTCCTATCTAAGCTTAAAGAATCAAGTAAGGATAGTGATTCCAAGTCCCCCAATATTGAAGATTCTGAGATGATTGAACTTGAATGCCAGATACAGAATCTGAAAGAAGAGGCTAAGAAGAGAGAGGTTGATGGAATAGATGCTGGCTACCTACAAATTCGTTGCAATGATCTAGAAAGCAAGTGTGTGGAACTAGAGGCCAAGATGCAGGGTTTCAAGGATAAAGCTTGTTATCTTGATGATGAACTGCATAAATACCGTGCAAAAGCAGAAGATCAGGAAAATGAGGTTGCTGCACTGAAACAATTGTTGAAACTGCAGCAAGAAGGAAAACATAAAA ATTCATTCACTGGAGAAGGAGAGGCTGAAGATAATGTACAATGTGGTGAACAGATCAAAACAATGATAAGCAATCCCTGTAATGTTGAAAATGAGTCTGACAATGGTGATATGCTTGAGAAGTTGAATATGGAGCTAAAATCCAGAGTGGGTGGTGTAGATAATGAACTATTGGCAGCAAAAAACTGTGAGATAGAAAAGCTTAAATCAGATTGTTTGGTGAAGGACAAGGAGATTGAGCGCCAGAGTTGCTACCAAAGAGACTTGGAGGCTCAATTGTCTAAACTGCAAACATTAAAGTCTCAGTTGAAGGGAGCTATGAAAACCATGCAATCTGACAGCACAATCATCTCTGAATGTCTAGAAAAGGTAAAAAGCGACATGGTGGTGCTCAGCGCTCAAAAAGATTCCCAAGTTGCAGCCAACAAGATTCTCGAAAAGAAATTACTCGAGATTGAAAGCTGTAACAAGGAGTTAGAGCTTCACTTGGGTGAAATGGAGCTAGAAAATCTGCACTTATCAGAACGCATATCTGGATTGGAACCTCAGCTCAGATACTTAACTGATGCAAGAGAATCAAGTCGTTTAGAGATGGACCATTCAGAGACACGTGTCATGAATCTACAGGCTGAAGTCAGAAGGCTAGAAGACGAAATGGAAACGAACAAAGTTGATATGAGACAGAAACTGGAAAACATGCAGAAAAGATGGTTGGAAGCTCAAGAGGAATGTGAGTATCTGAAAAAAGCTAACCCCAAGCTACAAGCTACTGCTGAAAATTTGATTGAAGAATCCAGTGCACTTCAAAAGTCAAATCGAGAACTAAAGCAACAAAGACTCGATTTATACAATCGCTGCATGGCCCTAGAAGCAGAACTGAAGGAATCACAACATAATTTCTCCAAATTATCAAAAAACTTACAAGATTTAGAAGGTAAGTTTTCCTTGATGATAAATGAGATTGCTGCAAAAGAGAAAATGTTTGATTCGGAAGTTGAGGCTTTACATCTGGTGAACGAAGAACAGACAGAGAAGCTTAACTTGTTCAATCAAATGTACTTGGAGAAGATGGTTGAAATTGATAACCTTCAACAAGAGACAGCACATCTCAGCACACAAATATATTCAactcaagatgaaaaggacagaATGGCTTCAGAAGCTGTGCTTGAAATGCATGTCTTACGTGCAAATAACGATAATCTGGAAGACAAATTTAGTGCATCTGAGAAGAAGCTTCATACTGTCCAAGTTGAATATGAAGCAAGGATTCAGGAGCTGACTGTTGAGCTATCTGCTTCCAGACAGAACCATGGAGTTCTAGAAGCAAATCTTGAAAAAATGATGGAGCTGCTGGAGAATACTAGATTTGATGAAGAAAAGGCGAGAATCACAGTTGCTGAGCTGGATGGCAACCTTAAACGTTCCGAATACGAAAGAGTACAATTAACAGAAGAGATCTCGAGTCTTAAAGATCAATTGGTGAAGATTCCAGTTTTGCAGGAGGAAGTGGTGGCTCTGAAGAACGAACTGAATGATGTGAAATATGAGAATGAAAGACTTGAAGCTTCGTTACAAATGATAACAGGGGATTATGAAGAACTGAAGGAAGCGAAAAGTTTGTTGTTGAAGAGAACATGTAGCATGCAGAAAGCGGTTAACGAATTGGAAGATCATAAGCGCAGTAAAGTTGCTTTGGAGGAACAGATTATGCGGCTTCAGGGTGATTTAACTGCAAGAGAAGCGTTATCTGCACAGGATGCTGAGTTGAAAAATGAGCTGGGGCGTTTGAAACGGTCAAATAGTCAACTACAATGGAAGATaaacagtcttcaagaagaaaaagatgaatGCATGAAGAACGCTCAAGTTCTTGAAGAGAAACTGGAACACATTGAGTGCTCGACTACTAACAGTCCTGTTTCTTTTGTATCAGATAGCATGAAGCCATCAGAG GATGTGGAAGGAATTAATAAAGACCATGATAGAGATGTATCTTTACTGGAGACGGAATTGAAAGAGCTTCAAGAACGTTACCTCCATATGAGCCTGAAATATGCAGAAGTAGAAGCTGAAAGAGAAGAGCTTGTGATAAAGCTAAAGGCTGACAGGCCTGGAACTGGAAGGAGCTGGTTTTCATAA
- the LOC111921766 gene encoding uncharacterized protein LOC111921766, producing MTDVQQQFPQKPETAAATTTDACLDFERRFEELMRGQLDDCMSFASCSSPRGDDDDETEIGGDQLMRRRRRSDLEGDDLAESSAARRRHSRILSRWAARQAQEMIATTERRNRESELMALAGLHTVSMLDSSFLRESQSQSSSPTSRGNAERPRTRASSILQMWRELEDEHVLNRARERVRVRLRHQRSVDSNTNVSSTTEGRGSEHQGSENEYGSWSHDQMEARNESQDNEVSSREQTPDIGEVERERVRHIVQGWRESGVSGTDRGSSSSPRAEWLGETERERVRIVREWVQMTSQQRGSRREEQGGEGQPEHIRRDMLRLRGRQALLDLLMRVERERQRELEGLIEYRAVSDFAHRNRIQSLLRGRFLRNERPVEDERPSSVAASELVQLRQRNTISGLREGFRSRSENSSSQEITEHEDQEQSEIWVEESEIHQVMVSDRTGSLESIAAVESTNEEVNIDEGEEWRDQVVEDERGEWQEEVSYNDWPQEATSVITDGDGAHEVENWSEGASDPPRMLHSGSVRRPNRFHPPEDDNVYSMELRELLSRRSVSNLLRSGFRESLDQLIQSYVNRQGRAPIDWDLHRNIPTPASPEGEQEQQQHRDRDRDGQVLASPPPPVPPPQPIWHHLPYSSWSRHSMHQHRSELEWEMINDLRADMTRLQQGMTHMQRMLEACMDMQLELQRSVRQEVSAALNRSEGGAQGIDAETSEEDGSKWGQVRKGTCCVCCDSQIDSLLYRCGHMCTCSKCANELIRGGGKCPLCRAPIVEVIRAYSIL from the exons ATGACCGATGTTCAACAGCAATTTCCACAGAAGCCTGAGACCGCTGCTGCTACCACTACCGATGCTTGTTTGGATTTCGAAAGAAGATTTGAGGAATTAATGAGGGGGCAATTGGATGATTGTATGTCATTTGCATCATGCAGCTCCCCGCGGGGTGACGATGACGACGAGACTGAGATTGGTGGTGATCAGCTcatgagaaggaggaggaggtcgGATCTTGAAGGTGATGATCTGGCAGAGTCATCAGCTGCCAGAAGACGTCACTCGCGGATTTTAAGCAGATGGGCTGCCAGGCAAGCACAGGAAATGATTGCCACAACAGAGAGGAGAAACCGTGAGTCTGAGTTAATGGCACTTGCTGGTTTGCATACTGTTTCCATGTTGGATTCCTCATTCTTGAGGGAGTCTCAGTCTCAGTCTTCTTCTCCTACCTCCAGAGGGAATGCTGAGAGACCGAGAACACGTGCATCTTCCATCTTACAGATGTGGAGAGAGTTGGAAGATGAACATGTACTGAACCGTGCACGTGAAAGGGTAAGAGTGAGACTCAGACATCAGAGGAGTGTTGACTCGAACACAAATGTTTCAAGCACCACAGAAGGCAGAGGGAGTGAACATCAAGGTAGTGAGAATGAGTATGGAAGTTGGTCACACGATCAGATGGAAGCACGGAACGAGAGTCAAGACAACGAGGTGTCTAGCCGGGAACAAACTCCTGATATAGGTGAGGTGGAAAGGGAGAGGGTGAGGCACATTGTTCAAGGGTGGAGGGAGAGTGGTGTGAGTGGAACAGATAGGGGTAGTAGTAGTAGTCCAAGAGCAGAATGGCTTGGGGAAACTGAGCGTGAAAGAGTGAGGATTGTGAGGGAGTGGGTACAAATGACTAGTCAGCAGAGGGGATCTCGTagggaggagcaaggtggtgaagGGCAGCCAGAGCATATACGAAGGGATATGCTGAGGCTGCGTGGTAGACAAGCTCTACTTGATTTACTTATGAGGGTTGAAAGAGAACGCCAGAGGGAACTTGAGGGTTTGATTGAGTATCGTGCAGTTTCTGATTTTGCACATCGGAACCGCATTCAG tcgTTACTGAGGGGCAGATTTTTGCGAAACGAAAGACCCGTAGAGGATGAGAGACCATCTTCAGTTGCAGCAAGTGAGCTGGTTCAGTTGAGACAACGAAACACAATCTCTGGTTTAAG GGAAGGTTTTAGGTCCAGATCAGAGAACAGTTCTTCACAGGAGATCACGGAACATGAAGACCAAGAACAATCAGAAATATGGGTGGAGGAAAGCGAGATTCATCAGGTGATGGTGAGTGATCGAACAGGAAGTTTGGAGAGCATTGCAGCTGTTGAGAGCACAAATGAAGAAGTGAATATTGATGAAGGAGAGGAGTGGCGAGACCAGGTTGTTGAAGATGAGAGAGGAGAGTGGCAGGAGGAGGTAAGCTATAACGATTGGCCTCAGGAGGCGACTTCAGTTATTACTGATGGAGATGGTGCACATGAGGTTGAGAATTGGTCAGAAGGAGCTTCTGATCCACCAAGAATGCTACATTCTGGTAGTGTTAGGCGACCCAATAGGTTTCACCCACCAGAAGATGATAACGTGTACAGCATGGAACTCAGGGAACTTTTAAGCAG GAGAAGTGTTTCTAATCTTCTTCGTAGTGGTTTCCGTGAGAGTTTGGACCAGTTGATACAATCGTATGTGAACAGACAAGGTCGTGCACCCATCGATTGGGATCTTCACCGGAATATACCGACCCCAGCTTCACCAGAGGGTGAGCAGGAACAACAACAGCACAGGGACAGGGACAGGGACGGACAGGTTTTAGCATCTCCTCCTCCTCCTGTCCCCCCACCACAACCAATCTGGCATCATTTGCCTTATTCCAGTTGGTCACGTCACAGCATGCATCAGCATCGCTCTGAACTC GAGTGGGAGATGATTAATGATTTGAGGGCAGATATGACGAGGCTACAACAGGGGATGACCCACATGCAGAGGATGCTCGAGGCTTGCATGGACATGCAACTTGAGCTTCAACGCTCTGTCAGACAGGAAGTTTCGGCTGCTTTGAATCGGTCGGAGGGCGGTGCTCAAG GTATTGATGCGGAAACATCAGAAGAAGATGGATCAAAATGGGGTCAAGTCAGAAAAGGAACCTGTTGTGTTTGTTGTGATAGCCAGATTGATTCTTTGTTGTACAG ATGTGGGCACATGTGTACTTGTTCAAAGTGTGCAAATGAGTTGATTCGTGGAGGGGGGAAATGTCCATTGTGCAGGGCACCCATTGTTGAGGTCATCCGAGCTTACTCCATACTGTAG